One Setaria viridis chromosome 3, Setaria_viridis_v4.0, whole genome shotgun sequence DNA window includes the following coding sequences:
- the LOC117850719 gene encoding leucine-rich repeat receptor protein kinase HPCA1: protein MGLSPWLLFLFSVLVQTSAILADTDPGDSAGLTAIAANWKNKPSNWNGDDPCRDKWIGIICTGNRVTSIRLSSFGLSGTLSGDIQTLTELVYLDLSYNKDLSGPLPSTIGSLSNLQNLILVGCSFSGEIPKELGQLSKLIFLSLNSNKFSGSIPASLGNLSKLYWFDLADNKLTGTLPIFDGTNPGLDNLTNTKHFHFGINQLSGTIPREIFSSKMKLIHLLLDNNNFSGSIPPTLGLLNPLEVLRFDNNPQLGGPVPSNINNLTKLAELHLENCKLTGPLPDLTGMSALSFVDMSNNSFNASDAPSWFTTLPSLTSLFLENLQIGGQLPQALFSLPAVQTLRLRGNRFNGTLTIGSDFSTQLQLIDLQNNQISAITVGGSQYSKTLILVGNPICVPGSTDNYCVAPGHSNPTAAPYSTARNCSAVPTPCLSNQLLSPACICAVPYRGTLFFRSPSFSDLSSPSNFVPLEQDMKTKFAKLNVPVDSIAIHEPFFDSNNNLQMSLELFPSGKVQFSEQDISDVGFILSNQTYKPPAMFGPYYFIGQQYSFANDLLVPSTSKKTNRLPLIIGASAGGAVLAAAVVAIVVCIARRKRTPKRTEDRSQSFVSWDMKSTSASTVPQLRGARMFSFDELRKITNNFSEANDIGNGGYGKVYRGTLPSGQLVAVKRSEQGSLQGSLEFRTEIELLSRVHHKNVVSLVGFCLDQDEQILVYEYVPNGTLKESLTGKSGVRLDWRRRLRVVLGAAKGVAYLHELADPPIVHRDIKSSNVLLDERLNAKVSDFGLSKPLGEDGRGQVTTQVKGTMGYLDPEYYMTQQLTEKSDVYSFGVLMLEVVTARKPLERNRYIVREVKAAVDRSKDMYGLHELVDPVLGAAPSALAGLEQFVDLALRCVEEAGADRPSMGEVVGEIERMVKMAGGGPGHESASESMSYASRTPRHPYGGDSPFDYSGGGMPSTRVEPK, encoded by the exons ATGGGGCTTTCTCCATGGCTTCTCTTCTTGTTCAGTGTTCTTGTGCAGACTTCTGCAATCTTGGCCGATACGGATCCGGGAGACT CTGCTGGCCTCACTGCGATTGCTGCTAACTGGAAAAATAAGCCATCAAACTGGAATGGCGATGACCCGTGCAGAGACAAGTGGATCGGGATAATTTGCACTGGGAACAGAGTCACTTCTAT AAGACTATCAAGTTTTGGACTGTCAGGGACTCTTTCAGGGGACATTCAGACTTTGACGGAACTCGTATACTT GGACTTATCCTACAACAAGGACTTGAGTGGTCCTCTACCTTCAACCATTGGATCCTTGAGTAACCTCCAAAACTT AATTCTTGTTGGTTGCAGCTTCTCTGGTGAAATACCAAAAGAATTAGGACAGTTGTCAAAACTTATATTCTT ATCACTGAACTCCAATAAGTTCTCTGGCTCCATCCCGGCATCACTAGGCAACCTCTCAAAGCTATACTGGTTTGATCTGGCCGACAATAAGCTCACTGGAACACTTCCCATATTCGACGGGACAAATCCTGGGTTGGATAATCTAACAAATACAAAACACTT CCACTTCGGGATAAATCAGCTCTCGGGAACCATACCGAGAGAGATTTTCTCCTCAAAAATGAAGCTGATACATCT GCTTCTCGACAACAACAACTTCTCTGGAAGCATTCCCCCAACATTAGGACTTCTTAACCCACTAGAAGTTCT GCGTTTCGATAACAACCCCCAGCTGGGTGGGCCAGTTCCTAGCAATATCAACAACCTCACCAAGCTTGCAGAACT GCACCTAGAAAACTGCAAGCTGACTGGTCCACTACCAGATCTTACAGGAATGAGTGCACTCAGCTTTGT GGATATGAGCAACAACAGCTTCAATGCATCTGATGCACCATCCTGGTTCACTACTTTGCCATCTTTGACCTCACT ATTCCTTGAAAATCTGCAAATTGGCGGCCAGCTACCACAAGCTCTCTTCAGTCTTCCTGCTGTCCAGACATT GAGGCTCCGGGGCAACCGTTTCAACGGCACGCTAACTATCGGGTCGGATTTCAGTACTCAGCTCCAACTAATCGATCTTCAGAACAACCAGATCTCAGCCATCACTGTTGGGGGATCACAGTACAGCAAGACACTCAT ACTTGTCGGAAACCCGATCTGCGTGCCAGGTAGCACTGACAATTACTGCGTGGCACCAGGACACTCTAacccgacggcggcgccgtacTCTACCGCCAGGAACTGCTCGGCGGTGCCGACCCCATGCCTCTCGAACCAGCTCCTGAGCCCAGCCTGCATCTGTGCCGTGCCGTACAGAGGCACCCTGTTCTTCAGATCGCCATCGTTCTCCGACTTGAGCAGCCCCTCCAACTTCGTCCCGCTGGAGCAGGACATGAAGACCAAGTTCGCGAAGCTGAACGTCCCGGTGGACTCGATCGCCATCCATGAACCGTTCTTCGACTCCAACAACAACCTGCAGATGAGCCTTGAGCTGTTCCCGAGTGGCAAGGTTCAGTTCAGCGAGCAGGACATTTCTGATGTTGGGTTCATTCTGAGCAACCAGACGTACAAACCGCCAGCCATGTTCGGCCCGTACTACTTCATTGGGCAGCAGTACAGTTTTGCCAATG ATTTGTTAGTACCATCGACATCGAAGAAGACGAACCGCTTACCGCTTATAATTGGAGCCTCGGCTGGCGGTGCGGTTCTTGCTGCAGCAGTTGTTGCCATTGTTGTCTGCATCGCCAGAAGGAAGAGAACACCCAAGCGGACTGAAGACAGGAGCCAGTCTTTCG TCTCCTGGGACATGAAGAGCACCAGTGCCAGCACTGTCCCCCAGCTCCGCGGCGCGCGCATGTTCAGCTTCGACGAGCTGAGGAAGATCACCAACAACTTCTCCGAGGCCAACGACATCGGGAACGGCGGCTACGGGAAG GTTTACAGAGGGACGCTGCCGAGCGGGCAGCTGGTGGCGGTGAAGAGGTCCGAGCAGGGGTCGCTGCAGGGGAGCCTGGAGTTCAGGACGGAGATCGAGCTCCTCTCCCGGGTGCACCACAAGAACGTGGTGAGCCTCGTGGGCTTCTGCCTGGACCAGGACGAGCAGATCCTCGTCTACGAGTACGTCCCCAACGGCACGCTCAAGGAGAGCCTCACCGGCAAGTCCGGCGTGCGCCtcgactggcggcggcggctccgcgtCGTGCTCGGCGCCGCCAAGGGCGTCGCCTACCTGCACGAGCTCGCCGACCCGCCCATCGTCCACCGCGACATCAAGTCCAGCAACGTCCTCCTCGACGAGCGCCTCAACGCCAAAGTCTCCGACTTCGGCCTCTCCAAGCCCCTCGGCGAGGACGGCAGGGGCCAGGTCACCACCCAAGTCAAGGGGACAATG GGCTACCTGGATCCTGAGTACTACATGACGCAGCAGCTGACGGAgaagagcgacgtgtacagcttcggggtGCTGATGCTGGAGGTGGTGACGGCGAGGAAGCCGCTGGAGCGGAACCGGTACATCGTCCGGGAGGTGAAGGCGGCGGTGGACCGGAGCAAGGACATGTACGGCCTGCACGAGCTGGTGGACCCGGTGCTGGGAGCGGCGCCGTCGGCGCTGGCCGGGCTGGAGCAGTTCGTGGACCTGGCGCTGCGCTGCGTCGAGGAGGCCGGCGCCGACCGGCCGTCCATGGGCGAGGTCGTCGGCGAGATCGAGAGGATGGTgaagatggccggcggcggcccggggCACGAGTCGGCGTCCGAGTCCATGAGCTACGCCAGCCGGACGCCGCGCCACCCATACGGCGGCGACAGCCCCTTCGACTacagcggcggcgggatgccGTCCACGAGGGTGGAGCCCAAGTGA